In Halobaculum sp. XH14, a single genomic region encodes these proteins:
- a CDS encoding topoisomerase DNA-binding C4 zinc finger domain-containing protein: MPETLRVFAGDCSTKFDAPRGQRLQRGRVVVLAKPDRTLLVHDASGYQPLAWLTRADSLTVESDDEGFAITARDGDQTLRVRSHGPGERATFPASAGGSPVGECPDCGNPMVRTGGDVVCLGCEERYGLPSGATVTDGTCEDCGLPTMRVARGEQFELCIDYACDSLADHVREALDGAYDCPDCGESLRVVEHRGRTFLGCDAHPDCETSFSIPAGETVGTCVCGLPLFETSTGVRCLDGTCEHHSGATSGP, translated from the coding sequence ATGCCCGAGACCCTCCGCGTCTTCGCCGGCGACTGCAGCACCAAGTTCGACGCCCCCCGCGGCCAGCGCCTCCAGCGCGGTCGGGTGGTCGTCCTCGCGAAACCCGACCGGACGCTCCTCGTCCACGACGCCTCCGGCTACCAGCCGCTCGCGTGGCTCACGCGCGCCGACTCGCTGACCGTCGAGTCCGACGACGAGGGGTTCGCAATCACCGCCCGTGACGGCGACCAGACCCTCCGTGTCCGCTCGCACGGCCCCGGCGAGCGCGCGACGTTCCCGGCCAGCGCGGGCGGCAGCCCGGTCGGCGAGTGTCCCGACTGCGGGAACCCGATGGTCCGAACCGGCGGCGACGTGGTCTGTCTCGGCTGCGAGGAACGGTACGGCCTCCCGTCGGGCGCGACGGTCACGGACGGGACGTGCGAGGACTGCGGCCTGCCGACGATGCGCGTCGCCCGGGGCGAGCAGTTCGAACTGTGCATCGACTACGCGTGCGACTCGCTGGCCGACCACGTCCGCGAGGCGCTCGACGGGGCGTACGACTGCCCGGACTGTGGCGAGTCGCTCCGCGTCGTCGAACACCGCGGCCGGACGTTCCTCGGCTGTGACGCACACCCCGACTGCGAGACCTCGTTTTCGATCCCCGCGGGCGAGACCGTCGGCACCTGCGTCTGCGGCCTGCCGCTGTTCGAGACGTCGACCGGCGTCCGCTGTCTCGACGGCACCTGCGAGCACCACTCGGGGGCGACGTCCGGTCCCTGA
- a CDS encoding type 1 glutamine amidotransferase: MTRLRFALLNAAHADANTARNFRRELDADLAEFDVNAGRLPEHFDWDGVVITGSRSSVYWDEEWIPPLVDWTAEAAERDVPILGVCYGHQVLAEALGGRVAGMDGFEIGYNEIERRGGDDLFAGIDETFSAFTTHGDAVVDLPPGATPLAENEFGVHAFREGNAWGVQFHPEYDEATAREVTEGKRERIGDEAVEAVLSDITPGNYEAACEAKTLFENFTSYARSVRDAGEGTDGAEEAERDAGVGA; the protein is encoded by the coding sequence ATGACTCGACTGCGGTTCGCGCTGCTGAACGCGGCCCACGCGGACGCGAACACGGCCCGGAACTTCCGCCGGGAGCTCGACGCCGACCTCGCGGAGTTCGACGTGAACGCGGGACGGCTCCCCGAGCACTTCGACTGGGACGGCGTCGTCATCACCGGCTCGCGCTCGTCGGTGTACTGGGACGAGGAGTGGATCCCGCCGCTGGTCGACTGGACCGCGGAGGCGGCCGAGCGCGACGTGCCCATCCTCGGCGTCTGTTACGGCCACCAGGTGCTCGCGGAGGCGCTCGGCGGCCGCGTCGCGGGGATGGACGGGTTCGAGATCGGCTACAACGAGATCGAACGCCGCGGGGGGGACGACCTGTTCGCGGGCATCGACGAGACGTTCTCGGCGTTCACGACCCACGGCGACGCCGTCGTCGACCTGCCGCCGGGCGCGACGCCCCTCGCGGAAAACGAGTTCGGCGTCCACGCGTTCCGGGAGGGGAACGCCTGGGGCGTCCAGTTCCACCCCGAGTACGACGAGGCGACCGCCCGCGAGGTGACGGAGGGGAAGCGCGAGCGCATCGGCGACGAGGCGGTCGAGGCGGTGCTCTCCGACATCACGCCGGGGAACTACGAGGCCGCCTGCGAGGCGAAGACGCTGTTCGAGAACTTCACGTCGTACGCGCGGTCGGTTCGGGACGCGGGCGAGGGGACCGACGGCGCGGAGGAAGCCGAACGCGACGCGGGCGTCGGGGCGTAG
- a CDS encoding acyl-CoA dehydrogenase family protein, with product MLDYVGLEADLSAEEKLIRDTAREFVADEVQPEIARHYEDGTFPTELIPEMGELGFYAPNLEGYGSPNVSERAYGILMQELEACDSGLRSMASVQGALVMYPIHAFGSEAQKEEWLPALGRGEAVGCFGLTEPEHGSNPSGMETRAERDADGYVLNGSKTWITNSPIADVAVVWARDTSADDDPIRGFLVETDRDGVTTNEIHEKLSMRASVTGEIGLSDVRVPEENVLPNVEGMKGPLSCLTQARYGIAWGVVGAARDCFETAREYQLDRDQFGGPIARFQIQQNKLAEMATQITLAQLLAYRLADLKEDGRLRPQQVSMAKRNNVRMARNQARVAREMLGGNGITTDYSPMRHMSNLETVYTYEGTHDIHSLILGQDLTGIAAFE from the coding sequence ATGCTCGATTACGTGGGTCTGGAGGCGGACCTCTCGGCCGAGGAGAAGCTCATCCGCGACACCGCCCGGGAGTTCGTCGCCGACGAGGTCCAGCCGGAGATCGCACGACACTACGAGGACGGCACGTTCCCGACCGAGCTCATCCCCGAGATGGGCGAACTCGGCTTCTACGCGCCGAACCTGGAGGGGTACGGCTCGCCGAACGTCTCCGAGCGAGCCTACGGCATCCTCATGCAGGAACTGGAGGCGTGCGACTCGGGGCTGCGCTCGATGGCGTCCGTGCAGGGCGCGCTCGTCATGTACCCCATCCACGCGTTCGGCAGCGAGGCCCAGAAGGAGGAGTGGCTGCCCGCGCTCGGCCGGGGCGAGGCGGTCGGCTGCTTTGGCCTGACCGAGCCCGAACACGGCTCGAACCCCTCCGGAATGGAGACGCGCGCCGAGCGCGACGCCGACGGCTACGTGCTCAACGGCTCGAAGACGTGGATCACGAACTCCCCCATCGCCGACGTGGCGGTCGTCTGGGCGCGCGACACCTCGGCTGACGACGACCCGATCCGCGGCTTCCTCGTCGAGACGGACCGGGACGGCGTGACGACGAACGAGATCCACGAGAAGCTCTCGATGCGCGCGTCCGTGACCGGCGAGATCGGCCTCTCGGACGTGCGCGTCCCCGAGGAGAACGTCCTCCCGAACGTCGAGGGGATGAAGGGGCCGCTCTCGTGTCTCACGCAGGCCCGGTACGGCATCGCCTGGGGCGTCGTCGGCGCGGCTCGTGACTGCTTCGAGACGGCCCGCGAGTACCAGCTCGACCGCGACCAGTTCGGCGGCCCCATCGCCCGCTTCCAGATCCAGCAGAACAAGCTGGCCGAGATGGCGACCCAGATCACGCTGGCCCAGCTGCTCGCCTACCGGCTCGCGGACCTGAAGGAGGACGGCCGACTCCGTCCCCAGCAGGTGTCGATGGCCAAGCGGAACAACGTCCGGATGGCACGGAACCAGGCGCGGGTCGCCCGCGAGATGCTCGGCGGCAACGGCATCACGACCGACTACTCGCCGATGCGTCACATGAGCAACCTGGAGACGGTGTACACCTACGAGGGCACCCACGACATCCACTCGCTCATCCTCGGGCAGGATCTGACCGGGATTGCAGCCTTCGAGTAG
- a CDS encoding HAD family hydrolase produces MSDSDSRPDSTDGEGADTTDSADTTESADTAGSSGGTDAPGPVDPPVVVCFDMDGVLVDSEDYWHPAERDHILPAVLDGKHPDRNGEEVPSRRVDLDEITGMNYREIYAYLVDQYEPTVSEAEFVEIYDDTATDIYGEQVRLLPGADEFVADLRDEGIPVALVSSSPPGWIDIVLERFDLAFDLVASADEFDGPGKPDPDLYEDAIAELGSVPERAVVIEDSRNGVLAGHRAGARVVAFRDGHNADTDLSEADAVAESAEELFAAVRQSMETVRASVSGSSGRSG; encoded by the coding sequence GTGAGCGATAGCGACTCCCGCCCCGACTCGACGGACGGCGAGGGGGCCGACACGACGGACTCGGCGGACACGACTGAATCGGCCGACACCGCAGGGTCCTCGGGGGGAACCGACGCGCCCGGCCCGGTCGATCCGCCCGTCGTCGTCTGCTTCGACATGGACGGCGTCCTCGTCGACTCCGAGGACTACTGGCACCCCGCCGAGCGCGACCACATCCTCCCGGCCGTCCTCGACGGCAAGCATCCGGACCGAAACGGCGAGGAGGTGCCGTCTCGGCGCGTCGACCTCGACGAGATCACGGGCATGAACTACCGCGAGATCTACGCCTACCTCGTCGACCAGTACGAACCGACCGTCAGCGAAGCGGAGTTCGTCGAGATATACGACGACACGGCGACCGACATATACGGCGAGCAGGTCCGCCTGCTCCCCGGCGCCGACGAGTTCGTCGCCGACCTGCGGGACGAGGGGATCCCGGTCGCGCTCGTCTCCTCCTCGCCGCCGGGGTGGATCGACATCGTCCTGGAGCGCTTCGACCTCGCGTTCGACCTCGTCGCGTCCGCCGACGAGTTCGACGGGCCCGGGAAGCCGGACCCGGACCTCTACGAGGACGCGATCGCGGAACTCGGAAGCGTGCCCGAGCGAGCCGTCGTGATCGAGGACTCCAGAAACGGCGTGCTCGCGGGACACCGGGCCGGCGCGCGGGTGGTCGCGTTCCGTGACGGGCACAACGCCGACACGGACCTCTCCGAGGCGGACGCGGTCGCGGAATCGGCCGAGGAGCTGTTCGCGGCGGTCCGTCAGTCGATGGAGACCGTGCGTGCGTCGGTCTCGGGCAGCAGCGGGAGGTCCGGATAG
- a CDS encoding DEAD/DEAH box helicase, with product MKVADAIPEFADAFGFEEFNRMQREALPAMLDRDDNVVAAAPTASGKTALAELAICETLREGGTALFIAPLRALTNEKEAEWDRFEDLGYSVYVVTGERDLNPRRAERADILVMTPEKADSATRKHESARYGFVADVDCCVIDEVHLLDSEKRGAVLEVTISRLRRLCDPRIVALSATMRNVGDVAEWLDAPPETTFQFGEEYRPVDLETGVKTYTHGDNSFADKYRRLYRALDLAEPHIREDGQALVFVSSRQDTVMAAKKARDEVAERDVPMGARGDYEFHTEAKDLNNDTLRQSVPDGVAFHHAGLSKHDRDRVEEWFKQGKIQLLFSTSTLAWGVNLPARCVVIRDTKFHDPLEGEVDISELDVLQMLGRAGRPGYDDVGHGWVVCDRADADRYRRLLREGKDIESRLAAEVESHLNAEIALGTITGLEDVMDWLETTFYYVRASSKPDEYDFEGIRDRVRDTLDSLVTRGFVDTDESLAVAGTALGRLTSKYYLRLDTAERFRSLADREAIDESAVLRAVAGAGEFDSVSARSSETDAVDRVLSNVDTDLEGGNRKVLAILRAAVEGTTPSDLRSDAWVIRQNALRLLAALGEFLGEFAGPRAANLVARVEARVEHGVPADAVGLTAIDGVGASRAENLASGGITSPANVVDAGVSELTAAGLAEGVAERVLRQAKALPRTVVEWGEFPDSVGVGENDMREVTVRTVGGGARAGIRVTANGVEMHEKALYLSDETTVPVGVFGPPGEDEIEYRIEVVYPDLPLLPETDARTVSID from the coding sequence ATGAAGGTCGCAGACGCCATCCCCGAGTTCGCCGACGCCTTCGGCTTCGAGGAGTTCAACCGGATGCAACGCGAGGCGCTGCCCGCGATGCTCGACCGCGACGACAACGTCGTCGCCGCCGCGCCCACCGCCTCGGGCAAGACCGCGCTCGCGGAACTGGCCATCTGCGAGACGCTGCGCGAGGGCGGCACCGCGCTCTTCATCGCCCCGCTCCGTGCGCTGACCAACGAGAAGGAGGCCGAGTGGGACCGGTTCGAGGACCTCGGCTACTCCGTCTACGTCGTCACCGGCGAGCGCGACCTCAACCCACGCCGGGCCGAGCGCGCGGACATCCTCGTCATGACGCCGGAGAAGGCCGACTCCGCGACCAGAAAGCACGAGTCGGCCCGCTACGGCTTCGTGGCCGACGTGGACTGCTGTGTCATCGACGAGGTCCACCTGCTCGACTCCGAGAAGCGCGGCGCGGTGCTGGAGGTCACCATCTCCCGGCTCCGCCGGCTGTGTGACCCGCGGATCGTCGCGCTCTCGGCGACGATGCGGAACGTCGGGGACGTGGCCGAGTGGCTCGACGCGCCGCCCGAGACGACGTTCCAGTTCGGCGAAGAGTACCGCCCGGTCGACCTGGAAACGGGCGTCAAGACGTACACCCACGGCGACAACAGCTTCGCCGACAAGTACCGGCGGCTCTACCGCGCGCTCGACCTGGCCGAGCCGCACATCCGCGAGGACGGCCAGGCGCTCGTGTTCGTCTCCTCCCGGCAGGACACCGTGATGGCCGCGAAGAAGGCCCGCGACGAGGTGGCCGAACGCGACGTGCCGATGGGCGCGCGGGGCGACTACGAGTTCCACACCGAGGCGAAGGACCTCAACAACGACACGCTCCGCCAGTCGGTCCCCGACGGCGTCGCGTTCCACCACGCCGGGCTCTCGAAGCACGACCGGGACAGGGTGGAAGAGTGGTTCAAGCAGGGGAAGATCCAGTTGCTCTTTTCCACCTCGACGCTCGCCTGGGGCGTGAACCTCCCGGCCCGCTGTGTCGTCATCCGGGACACGAAGTTCCACGACCCGCTGGAGGGAGAGGTCGACATCTCGGAGCTCGACGTGCTCCAGATGCTCGGTCGCGCGGGCCGACCCGGCTACGACGACGTGGGCCACGGCTGGGTCGTCTGTGACCGCGCGGACGCCGACCGATATCGCCGCCTCCTGCGCGAGGGCAAGGACATCGAGTCGCGGCTCGCCGCGGAGGTCGAGTCGCACCTGAACGCCGAGATCGCGCTCGGCACCATCACCGGCCTGGAGGACGTGATGGACTGGCTGGAGACGACGTTCTACTACGTCCGCGCCAGTTCGAAGCCCGACGAATACGACTTCGAGGGCATCCGCGACCGCGTGCGCGACACGCTCGACTCGCTCGTGACGCGCGGGTTCGTCGACACCGACGAGTCGCTCGCGGTCGCCGGCACCGCGCTCGGCCGGCTCACCTCGAAGTACTACCTCCGGCTCGACACGGCCGAGCGCTTCCGATCGCTCGCGGACCGGGAAGCGATCGACGAGTCGGCCGTCCTCCGCGCCGTGGCGGGCGCCGGGGAGTTCGATTCCGTCTCGGCCCGCTCCTCGGAGACGGACGCCGTCGACCGCGTGCTCTCGAACGTCGACACCGACCTGGAGGGCGGAAACCGCAAGGTGCTCGCCATCCTGCGCGCCGCCGTCGAGGGCACCACCCCCTCGGACCTGCGCTCGGACGCCTGGGTCATCCGGCAGAACGCGCTCCGACTGCTCGCCGCGCTCGGGGAGTTCCTCGGCGAGTTCGCCGGCCCGCGCGCCGCGAACCTCGTCGCCCGCGTCGAGGCCCGCGTCGAGCACGGCGTGCCGGCCGACGCGGTGGGACTGACCGCCATCGACGGGGTCGGCGCCAGCAGGGCCGAGAACCTCGCGTCGGGCGGGATCACCTCCCCCGCGAACGTCGTCGACGCCGGCGTGTCGGAGCTGACGGCCGCCGGCCTCGCGGAGGGCGTCGCCGAGCGCGTCCTCCGCCAGGCGAAGGCGCTCCCCCGGACGGTCGTGGAGTGGGGCGAGTTCCCCGACTCGGTCGGCGTCGGCGAGAACGACATGCGCGAGGTGACGGTGCGGACCGTCGGCGGCGGCGCCCGCGCGGGAATCCGCGTGACGGCGAACGGCGTGGAGATGCACGAGAAGGCGCTCTACCTGAGCGACGAGACGACGGTGCCGGTCGGCGTGTTCGGCCCGCCCGGCGAGGACGAGATCGAGTACCGGATCGAGGTCGTCTATCCGGACCTCCCGCTGCTGCCCGAGACCGACGCACGCACGGTCTCCATCGACTGA
- a CDS encoding alpha/beta fold hydrolase: MPHARNGDTELYYETDGDGYAEPPDDDRSGTTAVTFVGELGFGPWQWGWQHAALAGPYEAVVPATRGTGDSDAPPGPYSVETLAADLEAVLADAGVRSTHLVGVGLGGMVALTAALGSDRIRKLALVGTAAYGDGLNPEPLRPDRDGLAAFESSLDAVFSREFVDAQPDAISRIAEWRAAEDAGPEAWQATRAALDAFDVADRTYEVTNEALVLHGTADAVCPPAKGEELADGLPRGEFVPVEGAGHLANVEHSKLVNDRLLAFFGD, translated from the coding sequence GTGCCACACGCGCGAAACGGCGACACGGAACTCTACTACGAGACCGACGGCGACGGGTACGCCGAACCCCCGGACGACGACCGGTCCGGCACGACCGCGGTCACGTTCGTCGGCGAACTCGGCTTCGGCCCCTGGCAGTGGGGCTGGCAGCACGCCGCGCTCGCCGGCCCCTACGAGGCCGTCGTGCCGGCGACCCGCGGAACGGGCGACTCCGACGCGCCGCCGGGACCGTACTCGGTGGAGACGCTCGCGGCGGACCTCGAGGCCGTGCTCGCGGACGCCGGGGTCCGTTCGACGCACCTCGTCGGCGTCGGTCTCGGCGGGATGGTCGCGCTGACGGCCGCGCTCGGCTCCGACCGGATCCGGAAGCTGGCGCTCGTCGGCACCGCGGCGTACGGGGACGGGCTCAACCCGGAGCCGCTTCGGCCGGACCGGGACGGCCTCGCGGCGTTCGAATCCTCGCTCGACGCCGTCTTTTCACGCGAGTTCGTCGACGCCCAGCCCGACGCCATCTCCCGGATCGCGGAGTGGCGCGCGGCTGAGGACGCCGGCCCGGAGGCGTGGCAGGCGACCCGGGCCGCGCTGGACGCGTTCGACGTCGCCGACCGCACGTACGAGGTGACGAACGAGGCGCTCGTGCTCCACGGCACCGCGGACGCCGTCTGCCCCCCGGCGAAGGGCGAGGAACTGGCCGACGGGCTCCCCCGCGGCGAGTTCGTCCCCGTCGAGGGTGCCGGCCACCTGGCGAACGTCGAGCACTCGAAGCTCGTGAACGATCGGCTGCTTGCCTTTTTCGGGGACTGA